TTTGGCAGTTCAGCAAACGCTATTTTCCTGCTTCACATCTCAAAGTGCTGAAAAAATTGATAGGCATGGCCGCAAAGGGTGTTCAAGTCTTTTACATTACGGGCAACCACGACGAGGTGTTGAGAAAGTTTGCTGATACTACCGTGGGCAATGTTACCATTGCCAATAAATTGGTTTTGGAGCTTGATGGTAAAAAGGCTTGGATTTTTCATGGGGATGTTTTTGATATCTCCATCCAAAACGCTAAATGGCTGGCCAAGTTAGGCGGGTATGGCTACGACTTGCTCATTCTCTTGAACCGTATGGTCAACGGGTTCTTGAACAAAATGGGGAAAGAACGGTACTCACTCTCAAAACGAATCAAGAACGGTGTAAAAAGCGCCGTTAAATACGTAGACAATTTTGAACGTACAGCCTGCGATCTTGCCATCGAGAACGGCTATGATTATGTGGTCTGCGGACACATCCACCAACCGAAAAAGGAAATGTACGCAAATAAGATGGGTAGTTGCACCTACCTTAATTCCGGTGATTGGGTTGAGAACCTTACTGCCTTAGAGTATTCGTTTAAAAGATGGAAAGTCTACCACTTTAACCAAGACAAGCTATCATCATTCTTTGTCGATGATGATGTAAAAGAGCTCGATATCAACGAGCTGTTCACATCGATTACCGCAGAGCGTGAAAAACCCAAAAAGAAAAACGAGACCATCTCTGATGGCGAACAGTTAAAAGACCATGGCCTGTCTCAAAATGGTAACGGGGTGTAATGCCTTTCTTCCCGTACCATCCAATATCTGATGGCGGCAGCTGGTACCGTTGGCCGCTATAATGGTATCGCTATCACTCTTTCTGACGGAAGGAAACAGCTTTAGTTCGCCGATGGCCATACTTGTCGCGTAATGTTCCTTTTCGTATCCAAACGAACCTGCCATGCCACAACAACCCGAGGATATAATGGAGACCTCGTAGTTTTTGGGCAGGTTCAAGATATCAAAGGTCACCTTTTGGTTCGAAAGCGCCTTTTGGTGGCAGTGGCCATGTATTTTAATTTTTCTCGGGGTCTCTGTAAACTGTTCGGTCTTGATGTTGCCCTTAATGATCTCGCCGGCCAAAAATTCCTCTATCAAAAACGATTGGTTCGCCAAACGCCCTGCATTTTCAGAATCTTGTGCCAATCGCTTGTATTCATCCCGAAAAGTTAGGACGGCAGAAGGTTCCAGCCCTACTATCGGGGTGGCCGCCTGTACCAGTGATATTGTTCTTGAGATATTCAAATCGGCAAGTTTTTTGGCTTGTTTTAAAAACCCCTTTGAAATATAAGTGCGACCACTTTCGGCAAACAGCAATTCGACCTCATAGCCCAAACGGGTCAAAAGTTCAATGGCATCTTTGCCTACCTCAACATCTAAATAGCGGGTAAACTCATCAATGTATAAAACAACCTTTTTATTTGTTGTAATTTTCTCTTTTTTAAGTTGTTGAAGATGCTTATCAAAATCAAAACTATAAATTTTTGGGAAACTTCTTTCAGTGGCCACCCCAACGGATTTCGCCAACCATTTCGACATTATTTTTGAACCGTACAGCAAATTGGCAAGTCCACTGACCTTGCTGGCCAACCGGTTGACTTTTGTGTTGTGCGCAAACAGTTTGCTACGCAGCGAATAGCCGTTGGCCTCTTGATAGTTGTATTGAAATTCGGCTTTTAACGTTGCCACATCCACATTGCTGGGGCACTCACGGGCACAAGCCTTGCAGCTTAGGCATAGGTCAAAGACTTCTTTCAGTTCTTCATGGTCAAAACGGTTGTTTTTTTCAGAATGGGTCAAAAACTCCCGAAGGGCATTGGCTCTGCCCCGGGTGGTATCCTTTTCGTTTTTGGTGGCATGGTAGCTTGGGCACATGGCGCCGACCATATGATGGGTTTTTCGGCAATCGCCGCTACCGTTGCACTTTTCCGCGGCCCGTAAGATACCCTGACTGTCTGAAAAGTCCATTAGCGTGTCGATTTCGGGCTCTTTTCTGTCAACTTCGTACCGCAACGAGGCATCCATCGGATAGGGATCCACGATTTTGCCGGGGTTCAGAATGCCGTGTGGATCAAAAAGCGATTTGATACGGCGCAGCAATGCATAATTTTTTTCGCCTATCATCAAAGGGATGAACTCTGCCCGAACGATGCCATCGCCGTGCTCACCGCTGAAACTTCCCCTATATTTTTTGGTCAATTGGGCGACTTCGGCGGTAATTTGCCGAAATAGCTTGACATCAGAACTTTTCTTAAGGTTCAGAATGGGGCGCAGGTGCAGTTCGCCCGCCCCGGCATGGGCATAATAAACGGCTTCTTGTCCGTAGTTCCGCATGATTTCGGTGAACTCCATGATGAAGTCCTTTAAATCTTCCAAAGCCACTGCTGTATCTTCGATACAGGCTACGGCCTTGCGGTCACCTACCATATTGCCCAACAACCCCAAGCCTGCTTTTCGAAGCTCCAACGCCTTGTTGATGTCATCCCCGCACAATACCGGACTTGCATAGCTCAAGCCTGAGTTTTCAAGGGTCTGCAATAGGGCATCAAGTTGTTCTTGCAATGCTTCTTCGGTGTGTGCCCTAAGCTCGAGCATCAAAATGGCAGCAGGGTCACCCTCTACAAAAAAGCGGTTGGCCAATTGTTGGCGGTTGTTCTTGGTGCAGTCAAGAATGACCTTGTCCATCATCTCGCAGGTAAACAAACCGTGTTTCATTACAGGGGCCACATCGCCCAGACAGGCCTCTAAGGTGTTGTAGTGCGTGGCCACCATGGCAGACAACGGCGGTGGCAGATCGTCTAACTGCAAGGTTATTTCAGTGGTAAAGGCAAGGGTGCCCTCGCTGCCGCAGAGCAGTTTACAGAAATTGAAACCGTTTTCACCGTCACCAAAGAGATTGTTCATAAGTAGCTCATCAATAGCATAACCCGTGTTTCTACGGTGGATTTCAGGTTTTGGAAACTCTTTCGCTATCTCCTTTTGGGTGGTTGCATCTGACAGTTCGCTTTTGACCGTGGCATATAATTGCCCCTCAAAATCTTTTTGTGCGGCCTTTTTTTCAAACCCACTTTCATCCATCTCCCCAAAAACAGCAGTGCTTCCATCAGAAAGGATGGTTTTGAGGGCTACCACCTTATCGCGCGTCACCCCGAACTTTATAGATGTGGTTCCAGAAGAGTTATTGCCTACCATCCCCCCTATCATACAACGGTTCGAGGTTGAGGTGTTCGGCCCAAAGAACAGTCCGTATGGTTTTAGGTATTGGTTGAGTTCATCACGAATCACCCCTGGTTGTACCGTGACCTGCCTTCTATCTGTATCTACCTTCAAAATCTTGGTAAAATGTTTAGAGGTGTCAACGATTATTCCCTCGCCTACACATTGGCCTGCCAGAGAGGTACCTGCGGTACGCGGCACAAGACCAATGTTGTTTTTGTTGGCAAATTGAACCAAAACCTTGATATCTTGTTCGTTTTTCGGATAGGCAACAGCAAGTGGTAATTTGCGATACACAGAGGCATCGGTGGCATAGAGAGACCTTGTCAATTTGTCAGTATGCAGACTGCCCTGCAAGCAGGAAGAGAGTAATTTCAGGGAAGATTTGTTCAATTCGGAACAATTTTTGAGTAATGAAACAAGTTATAACCAAAATAGCGAAACAAAGCTATCCATATTTTTAAACTAAAAGAGAAACTCATGAAGATTACCACATTTTTTTCTGTCGTACTTTTAATTGCAACGGCCTCGCTGAGCGCCCAGAGTATATCAGACCATACCTTAGGCCTCCGTTTGGGCGATAGCGATGGGTTTGGTGCCGAGATCTCGTATCAGAAATCAATTGCCCAGTTCAACCGGGCAGAGTTCAACCTGGGTTGGCGAGATAGTAGAAACTTCGATGCCTTCAAGCTATCAGGCGTGTACCAATGGGTACACAATTTAGATGGCGGCTTCAACTGGTACTATGGCGTTGGCGGCGGTCTGGGAAGTGTAGATTTTGCCCCTGTGCCCGATGGTGACGATGATGACGGGCTCTTTGTTTTTGCTGCCGGTAATCTGGGCATCGAGTATGATTTTGACATCCCTTTGTTGTTATCGTTGGACTTCAGGCCAGAGATTGGAATTCTTGGTTACGATGGCTTCAGTGATAATTTTGATTTCGATATTGCGCTGGGTATCCGATACCAGTTTTAAAAGTTATCAACACGAAACAGGGCCCTTAACTTATGTTAGGGGCTTTTTTTATCCCCTGCTTTATCAATACCTTTGCGGTTCAAACAAATTTGTTCTATGAAAAAAATAGTATTTGCCCTGACCACAATTGCCATGTTCGTTGCTTGTGACCAAGCGAAGAACGGCTACACTTTGACCGGAAGTATAGATGGAGAAGTGGAAAACGGCACAAACG
This portion of the Flagellimonas lutaonensis genome encodes:
- a CDS encoding UDP-2,3-diacylglucosamine diphosphatase; protein product: MKKRKLELAVISDVHLGTYGCHADELIAYLNSIEPKKLVLNGDIIDIWQFSKRYFPASHLKVLKKLIGMAAKGVQVFYITGNHDEVLRKFADTTVGNVTIANKLVLELDGKKAWIFHGDVFDISIQNAKWLAKLGGYGYDLLILLNRMVNGFLNKMGKERYSLSKRIKNGVKSAVKYVDNFERTACDLAIENGYDYVVCGHIHQPKKEMYANKMGSCTYLNSGDWVENLTALEYSFKRWKVYHFNQDKLSSFFVDDDVKELDINELFTSITAEREKPKKKNETISDGEQLKDHGLSQNGNGV
- a CDS encoding FAD-binding and (Fe-S)-binding domain-containing protein, with amino-acid sequence MNKSSLKLLSSCLQGSLHTDKLTRSLYATDASVYRKLPLAVAYPKNEQDIKVLVQFANKNNIGLVPRTAGTSLAGQCVGEGIIVDTSKHFTKILKVDTDRRQVTVQPGVIRDELNQYLKPYGLFFGPNTSTSNRCMIGGMVGNNSSGTTSIKFGVTRDKVVALKTILSDGSTAVFGEMDESGFEKKAAQKDFEGQLYATVKSELSDATTQKEIAKEFPKPEIHRRNTGYAIDELLMNNLFGDGENGFNFCKLLCGSEGTLAFTTEITLQLDDLPPPLSAMVATHYNTLEACLGDVAPVMKHGLFTCEMMDKVILDCTKNNRQQLANRFFVEGDPAAILMLELRAHTEEALQEQLDALLQTLENSGLSYASPVLCGDDINKALELRKAGLGLLGNMVGDRKAVACIEDTAVALEDLKDFIMEFTEIMRNYGQEAVYYAHAGAGELHLRPILNLKKSSDVKLFRQITAEVAQLTKKYRGSFSGEHGDGIVRAEFIPLMIGEKNYALLRRIKSLFDPHGILNPGKIVDPYPMDASLRYEVDRKEPEIDTLMDFSDSQGILRAAEKCNGSGDCRKTHHMVGAMCPSYHATKNEKDTTRGRANALREFLTHSEKNNRFDHEELKEVFDLCLSCKACARECPSNVDVATLKAEFQYNYQEANGYSLRSKLFAHNTKVNRLASKVSGLANLLYGSKIMSKWLAKSVGVATERSFPKIYSFDFDKHLQQLKKEKITTNKKVVLYIDEFTRYLDVEVGKDAIELLTRLGYEVELLFAESGRTYISKGFLKQAKKLADLNISRTISLVQAATPIVGLEPSAVLTFRDEYKRLAQDSENAGRLANQSFLIEEFLAGEIIKGNIKTEQFTETPRKIKIHGHCHQKALSNQKVTFDILNLPKNYEVSIISSGCCGMAGSFGYEKEHYATSMAIGELKLFPSVRKSDSDTIIAANGTSCRHQILDGTGRKALHPVTILRQAMVF